One Engraulis encrasicolus isolate BLACKSEA-1 chromosome 5, IST_EnEncr_1.0, whole genome shotgun sequence DNA segment encodes these proteins:
- the eomesb gene encoding eomesodermin homolog b: protein MMQLGEGQLDETSINAQKVLYDSSDNNNRTQSSSEIHFHLSPSRRKHEAKKFLSHAENREMLGEGQSDAIILSKDSVDNRKSSLTTEEDPSDGSRHIIIDGISPDRYFISPSSAQDMNPCSLFPYTGSDGTRYSASLHYSSVLPSPGFSSPVYSGRGQCGSGYQFGQSPGCLYPSYQGSAPGVGSMSHAGTGTGLRAQVYLCNRALWLKFHRHQTEMIITKQGRRMFPFLSFNITGLRLNAHYNVFVEIVLADPNHWRFQGGKWVTCGKADNNMQGNKVYVHPESPNTGAHWMRQEISFGKLKLTNNKGASSTNSQMVVLQSLHKYQPRLHIVEVGEDGVEDLNRESKTQTFTFPENQFIAVTAYQNTDITQLKIDHNPFAKGFRDNYDSMYTAVPEGDRLTPSPTDSPRSHQIVPGGARYAMQPFLQDQLVASQSRFYHHHHHGHHGHAGERAVPQTGSLLSPPRQPEDMASASAQRWFVSPVQQAGGGGSAAGGGGGVVVSGGGGGGGGTPKLELGSYEGDYSSSLLPYGIKPLPLPASHSFGYYSDSAFASVAAGWGSRSMADAATAAAASAYQRKVATALPWSPRPSPTPTGFTDDQMCDKDKARGGGGGEEGTAGVQTPAWLETSSSLKALDGGGEAGVGVYSGGCKRRRLSPDGSSVEGSPPVKAEEMGPPENLARETTPSSKGMGYYAFYTST, encoded by the exons ATGATGCAGCTAGGAGAAGGTCAACTTGACGAGACGTCCATTAACGCACAGAAAGTATTGTACGATTCTTCAGACAATAACAACAGGACTCAATCCTCAAGCGAAATACATTTTCATCTTTCACCTTCTCGACGTAAACACGAAGCGAAAAAGTTTTTATCCCACGCTGAAAACCGCGAAATGCTCGGAGAGGGACAGAGCGATGCCATAATATTGTCGAAGGACTCGGTCGACAACAGAAAAAGTTCTCTGACTACAGAGGAAGACCCATCCGACGGCAGCAGGCATATCATAATTGACGGAATTAGTCCGGATCGTTATTTTATCTCACCGTCTTCAGCGCAAGACATGAATCCCTGCTCTCTGTTTCCCTACACGGGCTCTGATGGCACCAGGTATTCGGCGTCGTTACATTACAGTTCCGTCCTTCCATCTCCGGGGTTTTCTTCTCCGGTCTACTCCGGCCGTGGACAGTGCGGTTCGGGCTACCAGTTCGGTCAAAGTCCCGGTTGCCTCTACCCATCCTACCAAGGGAGCGCACCCGGTGTTGGGTCCATGTCACACGCTGGAACAGGCACCGGTCTGAGGGCGCAGGTGTATCTCTGCAATCGCGCTCTCTGGCTGAAGTTTCACCGACACCAGACTGAAATGATAATCACGAAACAGGGCAG GCGGATGTTTCCTTTTTTAAGTTTTAATATCACTGGTTTAAGGCTCAACGCACATTACAACGTCTTCGTGGAAATCGTTTTGGCCGACCCGAATCACTGGAGATTTCAGGGGGGCAAATGGGTGACATGCGGAAAAGCTGATAACAACATGCAAG GGAATAAGGTGTATGTGCATCCGGAATCTCCCAACACGGGCGCTCATTGGATGAGGCAAGAGATCTCCTTTGGGAAGCTGAAACTGACAAACAACAAGGGGGCAAGCAGCACCAATTCTCAG ATGGTCGTCCTCCAGTCTCTACACAAGTACCAGCCAAGACTTCATATTGTAGAAGTTGGGGAGGATGGAGTGGAAGATTTGAATCGCGAATCAAAGACTCAAACCTTCACATTTCCTGAGAACCAGTTTATTGCTGTGACCGCCTATCAGAATActgat ATCACACAGTTGAAGATTGACCACAATCCATTTGCAAAAGGATTCAGAGATAATTATGACTC GATGTACACAGCGGTGCCTGAGGGGGACCGTCTGACCCCGTCCCCGACCGACTCTCCGCGCTCCCACCAGATCGTGCCCGGCGGCGCCCGCTACGCCATGCAGCCCTTCCTGCAGGACCAGCTGGTGGCCAGCCAGAGCCGcttctaccaccaccatcaccacggcCACCACGGCCACGCGGGCGAGCGGGCGGTGCCCCAGACCGGCAGCCTGCTCTCCCCGCCACGGCAGCCCGAAGACATGGCCTCCGCCTCGGCACAGCGCTGGTTCGTGTCTCCCGTGCAAcaggctggaggtggtggttctgctgctggtggtggtggtggggtcgtcgtcagcggtggtggtggtggtggtggtggtaccccAAAGCTGGAGCTGGGCTCGTACGAGGGGGACTACTCGAGCAGCCTGCTGCCCTATGGCATCAAGCCTCTGCCCCTGCCCGCCTCCCACTCCTTCGGGTACTACTCGGACTCGGCCTTCGCCTCAGTGGCAGCCGGCTGGGGCTCGCGCAGCATGGCCGACGCAGCGACGGCGGCGGCAGCGTCAGCGTACCAAAGAAAGGTGGCAACTGCCCTGCCATGGTCGCCCAGGCCCAGCCCCACCCCTACGGGCTTCACCGACGACCAAATGTGTGACAAGGACAAGGcccgaggcggaggaggaggagaggagggcacagCAGGGGTGCAGACGCCAGCGTGGCTAGAGACCTCCTCATCCCTGAAGGCTCTAGACGGGGGTGGCGAGGCCGGGGTTGGGGTGTACTCTGGGGGCTGCAAGCGGAGACGCCTCTCCCCAGACGGGTCCAGTGTGGAGGGCTCTCCGCCGGTGAAGGCAGAGGAGATGGGCCCGCCAGAAAACCTGGCCAGAGAAACTACTCCGTCCTCCAAAGGCATGGGCTATTACGCGTTCTATACAAGCACTTGA